Genomic window (Rubeoparvulum massiliense):
AGGCTTCAAGATAAAAAGCTTCATCAGCAGAACGAAAGCCTGCTGCAATCACAAGGGGAATCTGCTTCGCTGCAAGCACCTTGGCCAAATAATAGAGGGGAGCTAAGCCAACGCCTCCACCAATTAAAAGGCGAGGCTTCTTAATCTCATCTTGATTAGCGAGCAAAAGGGGAAAGCCCTGACCAAGGGGACCCATCACTGAAACCATTTGACCTACTTCCCAGGTTCTCATCCGCTCCGTACCTACTCCAACTACTTTATAGATGACATGAAGATGACCTTGCTCTGAGTCAAAGTCAGCTACGCTAAATGGGCGGCGTAGCAAAAGCTCATTCCCTTCATCTACCTGGATGGTCACAAATTGCCCAGGCTCTACCATATAAGAAGGTGGTGT
Coding sequences:
- a CDS encoding dihydroorotate dehydrogenase electron transfer subunit encodes the protein MSILQEMKLLDHRVLGTNLLELVLQTPPSYMVEPGQFVTIQVDEGNELLLRRPFSVADFDSEQGHLHVIYKVVGVGTERMRTWEVGQMVSVMGPLGQGFPLLLANQDEIKKPRLLIGGGVGLAPLYYLAKVLAAKQIPLVIAAGFRSADEAFYLEAFQQLGEVIVATEDGSLGEAGYVTQYLPAQDRWELYYACGPRPMLDVLTQQLSGKLGYLSLEERMACGIGVCQGCVHPSTKPFRVCTDGPVVAASEVESR